A window of Phycodurus eques isolate BA_2022a chromosome 5, UOR_Pequ_1.1, whole genome shotgun sequence contains these coding sequences:
- the nutf2 gene encoding nuclear transport factor 2, whose amino-acid sequence MQDSPLWEQIGTGFVRHYYQLFQSYRAKLADLYIAESMLTWEGEKICGKEAITKKLLNLGIKKIGHTITAQDHQPTTDGCILSMVVGQLKADNDQVMGFHQIFLLREINSAWVCTNEMFRLAIHNFA is encoded by the exons ATGCAGGACTCGCCATTGTGGGAGCAGATAGGCACTGGCTTCGTGCGACACTATTACCAGTTATTCCAAAGTTATAGAGCAAAACTCGCTGATCTATAT ATTGCCGAGTCGATGCTAACCTGGGAGGGAGAAAAAATCTGCGGAAAGGAGGCAATTACCAAGAAACTCCTT AATCTGGGCATCAAAAAAATTGGGCATACTATCACAGCACAGGACCACCAGCCAACCACAGACGGCTGCATCCTGAGTATGGTTGTAGGACAATTAAAA GCTGACAACGATCAAGTCATGGGTTTTCATCAAATTTTCCTCCTGAGGGAAATAAACTCTGCCTGGGTGTGCACCAATGAAATGTTTCGGCTGGCTATTCACAACTTTGCCTAA